The Amycolatopsis nigrescens CSC17Ta-90 genomic interval ACCGGTTCGCGGTCCCGCCATGGACCCGCGCCGGCAGCATCCCGGCATCGAGCCCGGTCATCCGCCGCGTCCCGCCGGCGAGCCGCTCCCCCAGCGCCCGGTCCCCGGTCCGCACGCACAGGGCCCCGGCTCCGGCTACCAGCGACCGGTCACCGACCCGCGCCGCCGCCGTTCGGCCGTCGATTCCGGCTTCCGGTCTCCGGCCGAAGAGTTCCACCCGCGCCGTCCCGTCGCGGACTCCGGCTACCAGCGTCCCGTGGCACCACGGCCACAGCGCCCCGGCACCGACTCCGGCTACCAGCGCCCCATGGCCAAGCCGATCGACCAGCACCCGGCCACGGACTTCCGCCGCCCGGTCGCCGGTCCGGGCCCGCAGCCTTCGATCAGCACGCCCCGCAACCAGCGCCCGGCCGGCGACACCCGCCGCCAGCGGACCGCCACCGGCCCGGGTCCCCAGGCCGTGGTGAGGGACTCCGGCGAGCACCGGCCGGTCACCGACTCCGGTTACCAGCGGCCCGTCACCGAATCGGGTGTGCAACGGTCGATCGCGGACCCGGAGTCGTCCGTCGCCGAATCGGCTGAGCAGGCACCGACCACCGACGTCACCGAGTCCGGCTACCAGCGTGCACTCAGCGGCGAGACCGGCAGCCACCGCGCGGTCGGCAAGGCCGCCCGGCGGCGGGTGGCCAAGTGGCCGATCGCCTGCCTCGTGCTCGTCGTGCTGGCCGGACTCGGCTGGGCCGGCTGGGGCTGGCTGGACGGAGTGGCCAACAGCAGGGCCGAGGCGCAGGCCTCCAGCTGCGCCGAGGGCGACGCGAACATGAGGGTGATCGTCACGCCGAGCGCGGAACAGCCGGTGGCCGCCGCCGCGGCCAAGTGGAACCAGGCCAACACCGTGGTGCACGCGCACTGCGTCCGCATCGAGGTGCAGGCGATGCCCTCCGAGCGGGTGCTGAACGCGCTCACCGGGCGCAGCAACATCGACGCCATCGGCGGCATGCCGGCGGGCTGGATCCCGGAGTCGTCCTTCTGGGTCGACGCGGTGACCACCGCGAAGCCCGAGATCATCGGCTCGCCCGCGGAGTCGGTGGCCAGCTCGCGCGGTGGCGACTACCCGTTCCTCGGCCTGTCCGGCGGGCAGGTGGACGACGTGCAGAAGCGGGCGTCCCAGGTCTTCCGCAACTTCCTCAAGGAGCCGGCCCAGCAGGGCGCCTTCGGCGGCAGGTAAGGCCGACCCGCGGTCAGCTCACCCGGAGCGTCAGCAGCGGCACACCGGCCGTCCGCAGCCGGATCGGGATGTCACCGGCGTGGTCCGGTACGAAGTCGATTCCCTCGGCCTCGTCGGGATCGACATCCTCGGTCTTGTCCGGGTACCCGGCGATCTCGATGTCGTCGTGCCGGTCCGAGGTCACCCTGATCTTGAGCTGCTCGCCGCGGCGGACGTCGATCGTCCCGGCGGGCGGATTCACCTGCCCGCCCCGGAAGTCCACGTTCAGCACCCGCGGCTGGCCCGGCGCCACCGAATCCGCGGGACTCGGCACGGCCGGTGCCGGGGGCGCGGGTGCCGGTGCCGCCTGCTCGTCCTGGCCGCCAGAGCATCCGGCCGCCACTATCGCCAGCCCGGCACCCGCTGCCAGCAGAACCCGCTTCGAGAACACTACGAACACCTCCTGTCGACGGAAACTTTCCGACACAGGCGAACCCTACGACCCCGACGGTGGCTCAGGGTTCCCCGGATGCGCTGCACCTAGGGGTGTTTTGCCTGCGTACCAGGCATTCTTTCCCCGGCTTTTACCCCTGTTCGGGTCACGCCAGGTTGAAGGTGTCCGGGTCCGGGCCGACCCGGTTCCCGTTGTCCAGCTCGTCGATCGCGGCCAGATCGTCTTCGGCGAGCTCGAAGTCGAACACGTCGATGTTCTCCGCGATCCGCGACGGGGTGACCGACTTCGGGATCACCACGTTGCCCAGCTCCAGGTGCCAGCGCAGCACGATCTGGGCCGGGCTCTTGCCGTACTTGGCGGCCAGCGCGGTGATGATCCCCTCGCCGAGCAGCGCACCCTGGGCCAGCGGGCTCCACGCCTCGGTCACGATGCCGTTCTCGGCGTGGAACCGGCGCAGCTCCGCCTGCGGCAGCTGCGGGTGCAGCTCGATCTGGTTCACCGCCGGCACGATGGCGGTCTCGTCGAGCAGCCGCCGCAGATGCGGCAGGTGGAAGTTGGAGACCCCGATCGCGCGCACCCTGCCGTCGGCGTACAGCTTCTGCATCGCACGCCAGCTGTCCACGTAGATGCCGCGTTTCGGCACCGGCCAGTGGATCAGGTAGAGGTCGAGATAGTCCAGGCCGAGCTTGCCGAGGCTTTCGTCGAACGCCCGCAGCGTGGAGTCGTAGCCCTGGTCGGAGTTCCACAGCTTGGTGGTGATGAACAGGTCCGACCGGGCCATCCCGGAGGACGAAAGCGCGTCGCCGACCTCCGCCTCGTTCTGGTAGGCGGCCGCGGTGTCGATGCTCCGGTAGCCGGCGTCCAACGCCCCACGCACCGCCTTTGCGGTGTCCTCGGGTGCCACCTGGTAGACACCGAAACCGAGCTGGGGGATGGTGACTTCGTTGTTCAGTGCGATGGACCCGACCTCGGCCATGAAACTCCAGTCCTCACGTCGGTGACTAGTCGGTCGTACTAGTGCCGCATCCTCTCACCCGGCGGGCCGCCGCGGTCAGTTGCGGGCGCGCAGTACCGCGGAAGTCTGTTCGTCGGCCGGGAAGAAGGACTCGATGACCAGCTCCGCCAGTGTCACGTCCAGCGGGGTGCCGAAGGTGGCGACCGTGCTGAAGAAGGTGAGCTCGACCCCGTTCTGCGCCATCCGCAGCGGGATCACGATGTCCCCCGGTCCCGGTACCTCCACCTCGGGCTCCGGCTGGTCGCACGGATAGCCCCGCAGTTCCTCCAACAGCTCGGCCAGCTCCTCGTCCGCGGTCACCGAGACCTGGCGGCGCAGCCTGCCGAGCAGATGCGCGCGCCACTCCCCCAGGTTCAGGATGCTGGGCGCCATCCCGTTCGGATGCAGGGTCGCCCGCAGCACGTTGACCGGCGGGGTGAGCAGTTCCGGTGCCATCCCCGCGGTCAGCACCAGGGTGCTCTCGTTCGCGTCCAGCA includes:
- a CDS encoding aldo/keto reductase gives rise to the protein MAEVGSIALNNEVTIPQLGFGVYQVAPEDTAKAVRGALDAGYRSIDTAAAYQNEAEVGDALSSSGMARSDLFITTKLWNSDQGYDSTLRAFDESLGKLGLDYLDLYLIHWPVPKRGIYVDSWRAMQKLYADGRVRAIGVSNFHLPHLRRLLDETAIVPAVNQIELHPQLPQAELRRFHAENGIVTEAWSPLAQGALLGEGIITALAAKYGKSPAQIVLRWHLELGNVVIPKSVTPSRIAENIDVFDFELAEDDLAAIDELDNGNRVGPDPDTFNLA
- a CDS encoding helix-turn-helix domain-containing protein — protein: MASRHQQRPVGELLRQWRERRRISQLDLSISADISTRHLSFVETGRSTPSRDMVLRLGEHLDVPLRERNQLLLAAGYAPAYRQSALDDPDMAPALTAVRQLLTAHDPYPALVLDRCWNMLDANESTLVLTAGMAPELLTPPVNVLRATLHPNGMAPSILNLGEWRAHLLGRLRRQVSVTADEELAELLEELRGYPCDQPEPEVEVPGPGDIVIPLRMAQNGVELTFFSTVATFGTPLDVTLAELVIESFFPADEQTSAVLRARN